A region from the Thauera humireducens genome encodes:
- a CDS encoding cytochrome c biogenesis protein ResB — protein MQRGTSRALFELLSSMRFAISLLTILSIASVIGTVIKQNEPFNAYLNQFGPFWFPVFDKLGLYSVYNAPWFVVILAFLVLSTSLCIVRQTAPMLREMRHFREHAREASLRQFGHQASFAPALEGPAAVERTQAYLTQAGFRFRTDARSDGTLVAAKQGSTGRLGYFLAHGAIVLICIGGLLDGDLPLRIQMWAGDKQPTAGNQLIAGIPDAARMSESNPSFRGNVFIPEGRSANVAVLAVGDNILLQELPFTISLKKFHIDHYENGMPKRFASDILVTDDESGESFEHTIEVNKPLEHRGITLYQSSFDDGGSILELVGHSLLVGEAGKLLEFKAEVGEARRIEHPKFKYTLELTNFRAFNVEEMGEGGNATETARGMARLQEHLGSGAKTPHEKDLRNIGPSYTFKLRDEAGQAREFQNYMLPIVQGGRWFMYSGTRDAQSEPFRYIRLPLDEDGRIDTWFALRQMMFDPENRAEIAARFAARSFGLDDARAQMRDALAQTAAHTLTLFADRGYESVGRFLESTVAAGEQERAADVFVKILQGLAWEAWALARERSGMTPLELNQARAQYLNDTLAALSDSLFYGVPVFLQLMSYEERQATVLQATRSPGQPLVYLGSLLLVLGVFAMLYIRERRLFVLLKPNEALVAMSSNRKAMDVDETFQRHVDGLRAALGTAPTDSPLAATDPVRGS, from the coding sequence ATGCAACGCGGCACCTCACGCGCCCTGTTCGAGCTGTTGAGCTCGATGCGCTTCGCCATCAGCCTGCTGACCATCCTGTCGATCGCCTCGGTGATCGGCACCGTCATCAAGCAGAACGAACCCTTCAACGCCTACCTGAACCAGTTTGGTCCGTTCTGGTTCCCCGTGTTCGACAAGCTGGGCCTGTACTCGGTCTACAACGCGCCCTGGTTCGTCGTCATCCTCGCCTTCCTCGTGCTGTCGACCTCGCTGTGCATCGTGCGCCAGACCGCGCCCATGCTGCGCGAGATGCGCCACTTCCGCGAGCATGCGCGCGAGGCTTCGCTGCGCCAGTTCGGCCACCAGGCGAGCTTTGCGCCCGCACTCGAAGGGCCGGCCGCGGTGGAGCGTACCCAGGCCTACCTCACCCAGGCCGGCTTCCGTTTCCGCACCGATGCGCGGAGCGACGGCACGCTGGTGGCCGCCAAGCAGGGCAGCACGGGCCGCCTCGGCTACTTCCTCGCCCACGGCGCCATCGTGCTGATCTGCATCGGCGGCCTGCTCGACGGCGACCTGCCGCTGCGAATCCAGATGTGGGCCGGCGACAAGCAGCCCACCGCCGGCAACCAGCTCATCGCCGGCATTCCCGACGCGGCACGGATGAGCGAATCCAACCCGAGCTTCCGCGGCAACGTCTTCATCCCCGAGGGCCGCTCGGCGAACGTCGCGGTGCTCGCCGTCGGCGACAACATCCTGCTGCAGGAACTGCCGTTCACGATCTCGCTGAAGAAGTTCCACATCGACCACTACGAGAACGGGATGCCCAAGCGCTTCGCCAGCGACATCCTCGTCACCGACGACGAGAGCGGCGAGAGCTTCGAGCACACGATCGAGGTGAACAAGCCGCTCGAACATCGCGGCATCACGCTGTACCAGTCGAGCTTCGACGACGGCGGCTCGATCCTCGAACTCGTCGGCCACAGCCTGCTGGTGGGTGAAGCCGGCAAGCTGCTCGAGTTCAAGGCCGAGGTCGGCGAAGCGCGCCGGATCGAACACCCGAAGTTCAAGTACACGCTCGAGCTGACGAATTTCAGGGCCTTCAACGTCGAGGAAATGGGCGAAGGCGGCAATGCCACCGAGACCGCGCGCGGCATGGCCAGGCTGCAGGAGCACCTCGGCAGCGGCGCGAAGACGCCGCACGAGAAGGATCTGCGCAACATCGGCCCGAGCTACACCTTCAAGCTGCGCGACGAAGCCGGCCAGGCACGCGAGTTCCAGAACTACATGCTGCCGATCGTGCAGGGCGGCCGCTGGTTCATGTACTCGGGTACGCGCGACGCCCAGTCCGAGCCCTTCCGCTACATCCGCCTGCCGCTGGACGAGGACGGCCGCATCGACACCTGGTTCGCGCTGCGTCAGATGATGTTCGATCCGGAGAATCGCGCCGAGATCGCCGCGCGCTTTGCCGCACGCAGCTTCGGCCTCGACGACGCCCGCGCCCAGATGCGCGATGCGCTGGCCCAGACCGCCGCCCACACGCTCACGCTGTTCGCCGACCGCGGCTACGAGTCGGTGGGCCGCTTCCTCGAGAGCACCGTCGCCGCGGGCGAACAGGAGCGCGCCGCCGACGTGTTCGTCAAGATCCTGCAGGGCCTCGCCTGGGAAGCCTGGGCGCTGGCGCGCGAGCGCAGCGGCATGACGCCGCTCGAGCTGAACCAGGCCCGCGCCCAGTACCTCAACGACACGCTGGCGGCGCTCTCGGACAGCCTCTTCTACGGCGTGCCGGTCTTCCTGCAGCTGATGTCGTACGAGGAACGCCAGGCCACGGTGCTGCAGGCGACCCGTTCGCCGGGCCAGCCGCTCGTTTACCTGGGTTCGCTGCTGCTGGTACTGGGCGTGTTCGCGATGCTGTACATCCGCGAACGTCGCCTGTTCGTGCTGCTGAAACCGAACGAGGCCCTAGTGGCGATGTCTTCGAACCGCAAGGCGATGGATGTGGACGAGACTTTCCAGCGCCACGTGGACGGCCTGCGCGCCGCTCTCGGCACCGCCCCGACCGACTCACCCCTTGCCGCAACCGACCCCGTCAGAGGTTCATGA
- a CDS encoding pyrimidine 5'-nucleotidase yields MHSDPVWLFDLDNTLHNASPHIFPHINRSMTAYLEQHLALSREEANALRMQYWHRYGATLLGLMRHHGTDPRHFLVETHRFDRLHEMMVFERALRGLLRKLPGRRFVFSNAPRHYALAVLDTMGIRDLFEDVIGIEDLDYHPKPGIRGYRKLLSSRRLNPARCIMLEDSAVNLRTAKRLGMRTVLVGRNLRTPAYVDVKLASILDLRRALGRLLG; encoded by the coding sequence ATGCATTCCGACCCCGTCTGGCTGTTCGACCTCGACAACACGCTGCACAACGCCAGCCCGCACATCTTCCCGCACATCAATCGCAGCATGACCGCCTACCTCGAACAGCACCTCGCGCTGTCGAGGGAGGAAGCGAATGCGCTGCGCATGCAATACTGGCACCGCTATGGCGCCACGCTGCTCGGACTGATGCGACACCATGGCACGGACCCGCGGCACTTCCTGGTCGAGACACACCGCTTTGACCGACTGCACGAGATGATGGTGTTCGAGCGCGCGCTGCGCGGCCTGCTGCGCAAGCTGCCGGGGCGCCGCTTCGTGTTCTCGAACGCACCGCGCCACTACGCGCTGGCCGTGCTGGACACCATGGGCATCCGTGACCTGTTCGAAGACGTGATCGGCATCGAGGACCTCGACTACCACCCCAAGCCGGGCATTCGCGGCTATCGCAAGCTGCTGTCGTCGCGTCGGCTGAATCCGGCGCGCTGCATCATGCTGGAGGATTCGGCGGTCAATCTGCGCACGGCCAAGCGCCTGGGCATGCGCACCGTGCTCGTCGGCCGCAACCTGCGCACCCCGGCCTACGTCGACGTCAAGCTTGCCTCGATCCTCGACCTCAGGCGCGCGCTGGGCCGCCTGCTGGGCTGA
- a CDS encoding NAD(P)H-dependent glycerol-3-phosphate dehydrogenase, whose protein sequence is MGAVSRQRIAVFGAGAWGTALAQAFSSTHDVRLWARDMAHLQTLALTRENRRYLPDVRLSDTLVFEPDFAVAAQSADLHLVVTPLAGLRETVRELHRLKPRTPLLWACKGLEAGTGRLPHEIVTEELGSDAACGVLTGPSFAAEVARGLPTAITLAAADDHFASRWVAALHQPRLRIYANTDLVGCEIGGAIKNVMAVAAGVSDGLGFGLNARAALITRGLAEIARLAAALGGRSETLMGLTGMGDLILTCTGDLSRNRRVGLELAKGSTLADILRDLGHVAEGVSTAREVVALARRKGVEMPICEAVDALLHHGLDARSAVERLLARDPRHE, encoded by the coding sequence ATGGGGGCTGTAAGCCGCCAGCGCATCGCCGTGTTCGGCGCCGGCGCCTGGGGCACGGCGCTGGCACAGGCCTTCAGCAGCACGCACGACGTGCGCCTGTGGGCCCGCGACATGGCGCATCTGCAGACCCTGGCGCTGACGCGCGAGAACCGTCGCTACCTGCCCGACGTGCGTCTGAGCGACACACTGGTCTTCGAGCCCGACTTCGCCGTCGCCGCCCAGTCCGCGGACCTGCACCTGGTCGTGACACCGTTGGCGGGCCTGCGCGAGACCGTGCGCGAGCTGCACCGGCTCAAGCCTCGCACACCGCTGCTATGGGCATGCAAGGGGCTGGAAGCCGGCACCGGCCGCCTGCCGCACGAGATCGTCACCGAAGAACTCGGCAGCGACGCGGCCTGCGGCGTGCTGACGGGACCGAGCTTTGCCGCCGAGGTCGCGCGCGGCCTTCCAACCGCAATCACGCTCGCCGCGGCCGACGATCACTTCGCCAGCCGCTGGGTCGCAGCCCTGCACCAGCCTCGCCTGCGGATCTACGCCAACACCGACCTGGTGGGCTGCGAGATCGGTGGCGCGATCAAGAACGTCATGGCGGTCGCTGCCGGCGTCTCCGACGGTCTGGGTTTCGGACTCAACGCACGCGCCGCCCTGATCACACGCGGCCTGGCGGAGATCGCCCGCCTTGCCGCCGCACTCGGCGGCCGCAGCGAAACGCTGATGGGCCTGACCGGCATGGGCGACCTGATCCTGACCTGTACCGGCGACCTGTCGCGCAACCGTCGCGTCGGCCTCGAGCTCGCCAAGGGCAGCACGCTGGCGGACATCCTGCGCGATCTCGGCCACGTGGCCGAAGGGGTATCCACGGCGCGCGAAGTCGTCGCGCTCGCCCGCCGCAAGGGCGTCGAGATGCCGATCTGCGAAGCGGTCGATGCGCTGCTGCATCACGGGCTCGACGCCCGCAGCGCGGTCGAGCGCCTGCTCGCGCGCGATCCGCGGCACGAATAG
- a CDS encoding SH3 domain-containing protein, with protein MNRLRRPALPRLATMLVALAGATVGTAQAIEFRSLSEPAIMYDAPSEQGKRLFILRTGTPVEVVVTLDKWIKVREPGGSLNWVERRVLANRRTVLVTAERAAVRREAREESPLSFEAARNVVLELAEPPSLGWVKVRHADGQVGYIRAGDIWGL; from the coding sequence ATGAACCGCCTGCGCCGACCCGCCCTGCCCCGCCTTGCCACGATGCTCGTCGCACTCGCCGGCGCAACGGTCGGCACGGCGCAGGCCATCGAATTCCGCTCGCTGAGCGAACCCGCGATCATGTACGACGCGCCCTCCGAGCAGGGCAAGCGCCTCTTCATCCTGCGAACCGGCACGCCGGTGGAAGTCGTCGTCACGCTGGACAAATGGATCAAGGTGCGCGAGCCGGGCGGCTCGCTCAACTGGGTCGAGCGCCGGGTGCTGGCCAACCGCCGCACGGTGCTGGTCACCGCGGAACGTGCAGCCGTTCGGCGCGAAGCGCGCGAGGAGTCGCCGCTCAGTTTCGAGGCGGCGCGCAACGTCGTGCTCGAGCTGGCCGAACCGCCGAGCCTCGGCTGGGTGAAGGTTCGCCATGCCGACGGCCAGGTGGGCTACATCCGCGCGGGCGACATATGGGGGCTGTAA
- a CDS encoding ComF family protein, protein MSNLARDSRRLLARVLDVLMPQDCLVCGESAGSDGLCADCCDELPRRPPTACPVCALPGLNGGPCAQCLREPPDYDATLALFDYAFPVDRLVHALKYGHQLSVARYLAQELCAVGGAFARRADLLVPMPLHARRLAERGFNQAVEIARPLARVSGLPMELARVAKVRDTPAQATLDREARLRSPRGVFDCDLALAGARVLVVDDVMTTGATLSALACCLKRQGASWVGNLVVARTPTPG, encoded by the coding sequence TTGTCAAACCTCGCTCGTGACTCCCGCCGCCTGCTGGCCCGCGTCCTCGACGTCCTGATGCCGCAGGATTGTCTGGTCTGCGGCGAGTCTGCCGGGTCCGACGGCCTGTGCGCAGACTGCTGCGACGAGCTGCCACGGCGGCCACCCACCGCCTGTCCGGTCTGCGCACTGCCGGGGCTCAACGGCGGGCCCTGCGCCCAGTGCCTGCGCGAGCCGCCGGATTACGACGCCACACTGGCGCTGTTCGACTATGCATTCCCGGTCGATCGCCTGGTTCATGCGCTGAAGTACGGCCACCAGCTGTCGGTGGCGCGTTACCTGGCCCAGGAGTTGTGCGCCGTCGGCGGCGCGTTCGCCCGTCGCGCGGATCTCCTTGTGCCGATGCCGCTGCATGCGCGGCGACTGGCCGAGCGCGGCTTCAACCAGGCCGTCGAGATTGCGCGACCACTGGCCCGGGTATCCGGTCTGCCGATGGAACTGGCGCGGGTCGCCAAGGTGCGCGACACGCCCGCGCAGGCGACGCTCGACCGCGAGGCGCGGCTGCGCAGTCCGCGCGGGGTGTTCGACTGCGACCTGGCCCTGGCAGGTGCGCGGGTGCTGGTGGTCGATGACGTGATGACGACCGGCGCCACGCTGAGCGCACTCGCGTGCTGCCTGAAGCGCCAGGGCGCCAGCTGGGTCGGCAATCTCGTCGTGGCGCGCACGCCGACGCCGGGCTGA
- the hemB gene encoding porphobilinogen synthase, which produces MRPTGAFPATRMRRMRRDDFSRRLMRENVLTANDLIYPVFVLDGEQRTESVASMPGVERVSIDRLLHVAEEALTLGVPALALFPVIDAAGKTDGAEEAWNPDGLVPRTVQALKARFPELGVITDVALDPYTSHGQDGLIDPQDPRGYVMNDETLEALAKQALCHAQAGADVVAPSDMMDGRIGRIRTELDRAGHIHTRILAYSAKYASSFYGPFRDAVGSAGNLGKGNKYTYQMDPANSDEAIREVALDIAEGADMFMVKPGMPYLDIVRRVKRELEVPTYVYQVSGEYAMLKAAGANGWLDEKACAMEALLSFKRAGADGILTYYALDAARWMKSGA; this is translated from the coding sequence ATGCGACCGACTGGAGCCTTCCCTGCAACGCGCATGCGCCGCATGCGCCGCGACGACTTTTCCCGCCGCCTGATGCGCGAGAACGTGCTCACGGCCAACGACCTGATCTATCCGGTTTTCGTGCTCGATGGCGAGCAGCGCACCGAATCGGTGGCATCGATGCCAGGGGTCGAGCGGGTATCGATCGACCGCCTGCTGCATGTGGCAGAAGAGGCGCTGACGCTGGGCGTTCCGGCGTTGGCGCTGTTCCCGGTGATCGACGCCGCCGGCAAGACCGATGGCGCCGAAGAGGCGTGGAACCCGGACGGCCTGGTGCCGCGTACCGTGCAGGCGCTGAAGGCGCGCTTCCCGGAGCTGGGCGTGATCACCGACGTCGCGCTCGACCCCTACACCAGCCATGGCCAGGACGGCCTGATCGACCCGCAGGACCCGCGCGGCTACGTCATGAACGACGAGACGCTCGAGGCGCTGGCGAAGCAGGCCCTGTGTCACGCCCAGGCGGGCGCCGACGTGGTGGCGCCGTCGGACATGATGGACGGCCGCATCGGCCGCATCCGCACCGAACTCGATCGCGCCGGCCACATCCATACCCGCATCCTCGCCTATTCGGCCAAGTACGCGTCGAGCTTCTACGGTCCGTTCCGCGACGCCGTGGGCTCGGCCGGCAATCTCGGCAAGGGCAACAAGTACACCTACCAGATGGACCCGGCCAATAGCGACGAGGCGATCCGCGAGGTCGCGCTCGACATCGCCGAGGGGGCCGACATGTTCATGGTCAAGCCCGGCATGCCCTACCTGGACATCGTGCGTCGCGTGAAACGCGAGCTTGAGGTGCCGACCTATGTCTATCAGGTCAGCGGCGAGTACGCGATGCTGAAGGCGGCCGGGGCCAATGGCTGGCTCGACGAAAAGGCCTGCGCGATGGAGGCGCTGCTGTCGTTCAAGCGTGCCGGTGCGGACGGCATCCTGACCTACTACGCGCTCGACGCCGCGCGCTGGATGAAGTCCGGCGCGTGA
- the yihA gene encoding ribosome biogenesis GTP-binding protein YihA/YsxC produces MPLFRNAQFEISIAKPSGLPPPSGAEIAFAGRSNAGKSSAINTLAGHVRLAFVSKTPGRTQLINFFRLNSGALLVDLPGYGYAAVPEKVRRQWQGLIENYLKKRESLIGLVLIMDSRHPLTPLDRQMIDWFAPSGRPMHVLLTKSDKLSRGAAAAVLQDVRRELAPLGPQVTVQLFSSLKKSGVEEAERVIAGWLGLGEPAAEAPAAEAPAAEPAIADAENKNPRPGE; encoded by the coding sequence ATGCCCCTGTTCCGCAACGCACAATTCGAGATCTCGATCGCCAAGCCGTCCGGCTTACCGCCTCCCTCCGGTGCGGAGATCGCCTTCGCGGGACGCTCGAACGCGGGCAAGTCGAGCGCGATCAACACGCTTGCAGGCCATGTCCGACTCGCCTTCGTTTCGAAGACGCCCGGTCGTACGCAGCTCATCAACTTCTTCCGCCTCAACAGTGGCGCCTTGCTGGTCGACCTGCCGGGCTACGGGTATGCCGCGGTGCCCGAGAAAGTGCGGCGGCAGTGGCAGGGGCTGATCGAGAATTACCTGAAGAAGCGTGAGAGCCTGATCGGGCTGGTGCTGATCATGGACTCGCGCCATCCGCTGACGCCGCTCGACCGGCAGATGATCGACTGGTTCGCGCCCTCGGGCCGACCGATGCACGTGCTGTTGACCAAGAGCGACAAGCTCTCGCGCGGCGCGGCGGCGGCGGTACTGCAGGATGTCCGGCGCGAACTGGCGCCGCTGGGGCCGCAGGTAACCGTGCAGCTGTTCTCTAGCCTGAAGAAAAGTGGTGTCGAGGAGGCCGAGCGCGTGATCGCCGGTTGGCTGGGCCTCGGTGAGCCCGCGGCCGAAGCGCCTGCGGCCGAAGCGCCTGCGGCGGAGCCTGCCATTGCGGACGCAGAAAACAAAAACCCCCGACCAGGGGAGTAG
- a CDS encoding GNAT family N-acetyltransferase, which translates to MDDLDAVLRIQREAYGDDYQESAEVLARKLRLAPDACWFAERDGVGLGYVFAHPWTAGAPRLHAPLASLPPAADHGFLHDLAVSPRARGERLGGRLFAQVLDWSRAAEHRGLQLVALADAVGFWRRLGFVPCAQALPEGYGVGAVLMRLV; encoded by the coding sequence ATGGACGACCTCGACGCGGTGCTCCGCATCCAGCGCGAGGCCTACGGCGACGATTACCAGGAATCCGCCGAGGTGCTCGCCCGCAAGCTGCGGCTCGCCCCCGATGCCTGCTGGTTCGCCGAGCGCGACGGCGTCGGCCTCGGCTATGTCTTCGCCCATCCGTGGACCGCGGGCGCGCCGCGGCTGCATGCTCCGCTCGCCAGCCTGCCGCCTGCGGCCGACCACGGCTTCCTGCACGATCTTGCGGTTTCTCCGCGTGCGCGCGGCGAGCGGCTCGGTGGACGGCTGTTCGCGCAGGTCCTTGACTGGTCGCGGGCGGCGGAGCACCGGGGCCTGCAACTGGTGGCGCTGGCCGACGCGGTCGGCTTCTGGCGCCGGCTCGGTTTCGTGCCTTGTGCGCAGGCGCTGCCTGAGGGCTACGGCGTGGGGGCCGTGCTGATGCGGCTCGTTTGA
- the grxC gene encoding glutaredoxin 3, whose translation MQPRIRMYATAVCPYCVRAEQLLLSKGVADIEKIRIDLDPAQRDHMMQLTGRRTVPQIFIGDYHVGGCDDLYALDRAGKLDPLLRGDSA comes from the coding sequence ATGCAGCCCCGCATCCGGATGTACGCCACCGCGGTATGCCCCTACTGCGTGCGTGCCGAACAGCTGCTGCTCAGCAAGGGCGTCGCCGACATCGAGAAGATCCGCATCGACCTCGACCCGGCCCAGCGCGACCACATGATGCAGCTCACCGGCCGTCGCACGGTTCCCCAGATCTTCATCGGCGACTACCATGTCGGCGGCTGCGACGATCTCTACGCCCTCGACCGCGCCGGCAAGCTCGACCCCTTGCTGCGTGGCGACTCCGCCTGA
- a CDS encoding c-type cytochrome, with protein sequence MIKRSLLLSSLLLVAGGLQAQEQAPDLAKAKQTAETVCVACHGADGNSQLSANPKIAGQHEDYLYKQLREFKGWDGAKPLRENAVMGAMVAGLEDADMKGLAKYFASFELQPEPAKNLETIELGQKIWRAGIAAKGVPACAACHGPAGAGLPAQYPRLSGQFAEYTEAQLKAFRDGGRDNDPNRMMRMIALKMTDAEMKAVADFAAGLR encoded by the coding sequence ATGATCAAGCGTTCCCTGCTGCTCTCGTCCCTGTTGCTTGTTGCCGGCGGCCTGCAGGCCCAGGAGCAGGCTCCGGACCTCGCCAAGGCGAAACAGACCGCCGAAACGGTCTGCGTCGCCTGTCACGGCGCTGACGGCAACAGCCAGCTGTCGGCCAACCCGAAGATCGCCGGGCAGCACGAGGACTACCTCTACAAGCAGCTGCGCGAGTTCAAGGGCTGGGACGGTGCCAAGCCCCTGCGCGAGAACGCGGTCATGGGCGCGATGGTCGCCGGCCTCGAAGACGCCGACATGAAGGGCCTGGCGAAGTACTTCGCGTCCTTCGAGCTGCAGCCCGAGCCGGCCAAGAACCTCGAAACCATCGAACTCGGCCAGAAGATCTGGCGTGCAGGCATCGCCGCCAAAGGCGTGCCCGCCTGTGCCGCCTGCCACGGTCCTGCCGGCGCCGGTCTCCCCGCCCAGTATCCGCGCCTGTCGGGCCAGTTCGCCGAATACACCGAAGCCCAGCTCAAGGCCTTCCGTGACGGCGGACGCGACAACGACCCGAACCGCATGATGCGCATGATCGCGCTGAAGATGACCGATGCCGAGATGAAGGCGGTCGCCGACTTCGCGGCTGGCCTGCGCTGA
- the secB gene encoding protein-export chaperone SecB, which produces MSENAQPVFSIEKLYVKDLSVEVPGAPQIFLEREAPQVNVQLRTEGQNVDDGVFEVTLTVTVSAKIGEDRTLFLVEVAQAGIFQIRNVPDADLEPVMMIGCPNILFPYAREAVSDAVTRAGFQPVLLSPVNFEALYQSQRQQVAQQAAGEVPIQ; this is translated from the coding sequence ATGTCTGAAAACGCGCAACCCGTCTTCTCGATCGAAAAACTCTACGTCAAGGATCTCTCGGTCGAGGTACCCGGCGCCCCGCAGATCTTCCTCGAGCGCGAAGCGCCCCAGGTCAACGTCCAGCTGCGCACCGAAGGCCAGAACGTCGATGACGGCGTGTTCGAAGTCACGCTGACCGTCACCGTGTCGGCCAAGATCGGCGAAGATCGCACCCTGTTCCTCGTCGAGGTCGCGCAAGCCGGCATCTTCCAGATCCGCAACGTGCCCGACGCCGACCTCGAGCCGGTGATGATGATCGGCTGCCCGAACATCCTCTTCCCCTATGCACGCGAAGCCGTGTCCGATGCGGTCACGCGCGCGGGCTTCCAGCCGGTGCTGCTGTCGCCGGTCAACTTCGAGGCGCTCTACCAGTCGCAGCGCCAGCAGGTCGCCCAGCAGGCCGCGGGCGAAGTGCCGATCCAGTGA
- a CDS encoding methyltransferase domain-containing protein — protein sequence MNSTAPSDAGHFSLDHRLLRRRFERAASHYDEADVVMREISRRMDERLDYIRIEPRRILDLGCGTGADLPRLAQRFPQATLLAADFAAPMVARAGARLQAEAPQPGLLRRLLGGNPPPPHLVASANALPLARGSLGLVWSNLMFPALDDPLPALKEIHRTLEVGGLLMFSTLGPDSLKELRACLPGAAGERVHRFIDMHDLGDALVGAGFSDPVMDMEILTLTYADLDGLLHDLRTSGAANAASTRPRGLSGRAGWAKARAAYEALRQNGRLPATLEIIQGHAWKAAPKTTEDGRSIVRFQPRPTAR from the coding sequence ATGAATTCGACCGCGCCGTCCGACGCCGGGCACTTCTCGCTCGACCACCGCCTGCTGCGACGACGCTTCGAGCGCGCCGCCTCGCACTATGACGAAGCCGATGTCGTGATGCGAGAGATCTCGCGCCGGATGGACGAACGACTCGACTACATCCGCATCGAACCGCGACGCATCCTCGACCTCGGCTGCGGCACCGGCGCCGACCTGCCGAGACTTGCACAACGGTTTCCACAGGCCACGCTGCTGGCAGCCGACTTCGCCGCGCCGATGGTCGCCCGCGCCGGTGCGCGCCTGCAGGCCGAAGCACCCCAGCCCGGCCTGCTGCGCCGCCTGCTGGGCGGCAACCCGCCGCCGCCTCATCTGGTCGCCTCGGCCAATGCCCTGCCCCTGGCTCGCGGCAGCCTCGGGCTGGTGTGGTCCAACCTGATGTTTCCAGCGCTGGACGATCCCCTGCCCGCACTGAAGGAGATCCACCGCACGCTCGAAGTCGGCGGCCTGCTGATGTTCTCGACCCTGGGCCCGGATTCGCTGAAGGAACTGCGCGCCTGTCTGCCGGGCGCCGCCGGCGAACGTGTGCATCGCTTCATCGACATGCACGACCTGGGCGATGCGCTGGTGGGCGCCGGCTTCTCCGACCCGGTGATGGATATGGAGATCCTGACACTGACCTACGCCGACCTCGACGGCCTGCTGCACGACCTGCGCACAAGCGGCGCGGCCAATGCAGCCTCGACGCGACCGCGCGGCCTGTCGGGCCGCGCCGGCTGGGCAAAGGCCCGCGCCGCCTACGAAGCCCTGCGCCAGAATGGCCGCCTGCCGGCCACGCTGGAAATCATCCAGGGTCACGCATGGAAAGCCGCCCCCAAGACCACCGAAGACGGTCGCAGCATCGTCCGCTTCCAGCCCCGTCCGACAGCGCGCTGA
- a CDS encoding tRNA (cytidine(34)-2'-O)-methyltransferase yields MFEIVLFQPEIPPNTGNIIRLAANTGSRLHLIEPLGFDLSDKHLARAGLDYHDLTCVTVHRDWVACQEVLAGRRFFALTTRGSRRHDSVAYREGDVLVFGPESRGLPAELLAQFAADMRIRIPMRPTNRSVNLSNAVAVVVYEAWRQQGFAGAA; encoded by the coding sequence ATGTTCGAAATCGTCCTCTTCCAGCCCGAGATTCCGCCCAACACCGGCAACATCATCCGCCTCGCCGCCAATACCGGTAGCCGGCTCCATCTGATCGAGCCGCTCGGCTTCGATCTGTCCGACAAGCATCTGGCTCGCGCCGGGCTGGATTACCACGACCTGACCTGCGTGACCGTGCATCGCGACTGGGTTGCATGCCAGGAAGTCCTGGCAGGCCGGCGCTTCTTCGCGCTGACGACGCGCGGCTCGCGCCGTCACGACAGCGTGGCCTACCGCGAAGGCGACGTGCTGGTGTTCGGCCCGGAGAGCCGGGGGCTGCCGGCGGAGCTGCTGGCGCAGTTCGCGGCCGACATGCGCATCCGCATCCCGATGCGGCCCACCAACCGCAGCGTCAACCTGTCCAACGCGGTGGCGGTGGTGGTGTATGAAGCCTGGCGCCAGCAGGGCTTTGCCGGGGCCGCTTAG